In Clostridiaceae bacterium, a single window of DNA contains:
- a CDS encoding thioredoxin domain-containing protein — MSTNKYVNRLIHEKSPYLLQHAHNPVDWYPWGEEAFAKAKAEDKPIFLSIGYSTCHWCHVMERESFENEEVAQLLNRHFISIKVDREERPDIDSIYMTVCQVLTGSGGWPLTVFMTPDKKPFFAGTYFPKDDRYGMYGLISLLRRINKLWTEDRDSIISSGNNITDAIKKYNEYEEGLPSEEAITTTFRSLEQSYDEEYGGFGVAPKFPTPHNLLFLLRYYYKTGNAKALEMVKKTLNCMYKGGIYDHIGYGFSRYSTDRMWLVPHFEKMLHDNALLAIAYLETFHVTGQPLYEKIARQIFTYIQRDMTSPEGGFYSAEDADSEGVEGKFYTWSKKEIMDILGEEEGRKFCEMYDITEAGNFEGVNIPNLIKSIKFDKELYDFNDEKSRTVPLFIHREKRIHPHKDDKILTSWNGLMIAAFAIGGRILGNESYTQAAEKAASFIFSKLIREDGRLMARYRNGDTAHLAYVDDYAFLVWALIELYETTYNPFYLKKALELNDNMLSLFWDDDGGGLFLYGSDGEELIVRPKEIYDGATPSGNSVATFNFLRLARLTGRPDLEEKAQRQFRTFASYINSAGSGHAFMLIALLFSLAGSKEVIIVDGKNSSESDKKAIFDVIQQKFMPFTTTIFYSQDNKDITDIMPYLKNYFPLENKTTVYVCENFSCKKPVTSADEFSGLMH; from the coding sequence ATGTCAACTAACAAATATGTTAATAGACTAATCCACGAAAAATCTCCCTACCTTCTGCAGCATGCCCATAACCCTGTGGATTGGTATCCCTGGGGTGAAGAGGCCTTCGCTAAAGCTAAAGCAGAAGATAAACCTATCTTCCTTTCCATCGGCTATTCCACCTGCCATTGGTGTCATGTTATGGAGAGGGAGTCTTTTGAGAACGAAGAAGTAGCACAGCTGCTGAATCGGCATTTTATATCCATAAAAGTAGACCGGGAGGAACGTCCCGACATTGACAGCATATATATGACTGTATGCCAGGTTCTTACCGGAAGCGGAGGCTGGCCCTTGACTGTCTTTATGACTCCTGATAAAAAACCTTTCTTTGCAGGGACGTACTTCCCTAAAGATGACAGGTATGGTATGTATGGCCTTATAAGTCTATTAAGAAGGATAAACAAATTATGGACCGAAGACAGAGATTCAATTATTAGTTCAGGAAACAACATAACGGATGCAATAAAAAAATATAATGAATACGAAGAAGGCCTTCCCTCAGAAGAAGCTATAACCACAACATTCAGAAGCCTGGAGCAAAGTTATGACGAAGAATATGGAGGTTTCGGAGTTGCCCCAAAATTTCCCACACCCCATAATCTGCTGTTTCTATTAAGGTACTACTACAAAACAGGTAATGCAAAAGCACTGGAAATGGTGAAAAAAACTCTTAACTGCATGTATAAAGGAGGCATCTATGATCATATAGGATATGGTTTTAGCCGCTATTCTACTGACAGGATGTGGCTTGTGCCTCACTTTGAAAAAATGCTGCATGATAATGCACTTTTAGCCATTGCATATTTGGAAACATTCCATGTTACCGGACAACCGCTGTATGAAAAAATAGCCCGCCAGATTTTTACGTATATTCAAAGGGATATGACTTCACCGGAAGGAGGTTTTTATTCAGCTGAAGATGCAGATTCCGAAGGTGTTGAAGGGAAATTCTATACCTGGAGTAAAAAAGAGATAATGGATATTCTTGGAGAAGAAGAAGGCAGAAAGTTTTGTGAAATGTACGATATAACAGAAGCCGGTAATTTTGAAGGAGTAAATATACCTAATCTTATAAAAAGTATAAAATTTGACAAGGAACTTTATGATTTTAATGATGAAAAAAGCAGAACCGTTCCTCTCTTCATTCATAGAGAAAAAAGGATTCATCCACATAAGGACGATAAGATTCTTACTTCCTGGAACGGTCTTATGATTGCAGCTTTCGCTATCGGTGGCAGAATTCTTGGGAACGAGAGTTATACGCAGGCTGCAGAGAAAGCAGCGTCCTTTATTTTTTCAAAGTTAATACGTGAAGATGGGCGCCTTATGGCCAGGTACCGGAATGGAGATACTGCACATCTAGCATATGTAGATGACTATGCATTTTTAGTATGGGCTCTCATAGAATTATATGAAACAACCTATAATCCTTTTTATTTAAAGAAAGCTCTTGAATTAAACGACAACATGCTTTCCCTCTTTTGGGATGATGATGGTGGAGGTCTGTTTTTATATGGAAGCGACGGAGAAGAATTGATTGTTAGGCCAAAAGAAATCTACGATGGTGCAACTCCTTCAGGTAATTCAGTTGCTACGTTTAACTTTTTGAGACTTGCAAGGTTAACCGGCAGACCGGATTTAGAAGAAAAAGCTCAAAGACAGTTCAGGACTTTTGCATCCTATATCAACAGCGCCGGATCAGGACATGCTTTTATGCTCATTGCACTTCTGTTTTCTCTTGCCGGATCAAAAGAAGTAATAATTGTCGATGGTAAAAACTCATCTGAATCTGACAAAAAAGCAATTTTTGATGTTATACAGCAAAAATTCATGCCTTTTACCACTACAATTTTCTATAGTCAGGATAATAAGGATATTACAGATATAATGCCTTATTTAAAGAACTATTTTCCTCTGGAAAATAAAACAACAGTTTATGTATGCGAAAACTTTTCCTGCAAGAAACCGGTAACAAGTGCAGATGAGTTTTCCGGACTAATGCACTAA
- a CDS encoding ABC transporter ATP-binding protein, which produces MNFSHNIEYDNLGNKNHTNNTTKLLVSNIRKSFGDVLVIEDVSLALKENELVSILGLSGSGKTTIFNIISGIILPDKGEILIDGENYTGKTGKVSYMYQKDLLLPWRKIIDNVSLPLVIKGERPKKAREKVAEYFKIFGLEGFEYKYPFQLSGGMKQRAALMRTYVLSREIMLLDEPFGGLDTITKSRMHSWLIEILQKLNTSVLFITHDIEEAIFLSDRIYILTDRPAKVKYELKVELPKPRNKDIITSEKFNSIKRLILDILKEEGTLI; this is translated from the coding sequence ATGAATTTCTCCCATAATATTGAATATGACAATTTAGGTAATAAAAATCATACAAATAATACTACAAAACTTCTAGTAAGTAATATAAGAAAGTCTTTTGGAGATGTTCTTGTAATTGAGGATGTTTCCCTGGCCTTGAAGGAAAATGAATTAGTATCTATTCTGGGTTTAAGCGGAAGCGGCAAGACGACAATTTTTAACATTATCTCAGGGATTATCTTGCCTGATAAGGGAGAAATTCTGATCGATGGTGAGAATTACACAGGTAAAACAGGGAAGGTTAGTTATATGTATCAGAAAGATCTGCTTCTTCCCTGGAGAAAAATAATAGATAATGTGTCTCTTCCCTTGGTTATAAAAGGGGAGAGGCCTAAAAAAGCAAGGGAGAAAGTAGCTGAATATTTTAAAATATTTGGATTGGAAGGTTTTGAATATAAATATCCTTTCCAGCTTTCAGGAGGCATGAAGCAAAGAGCCGCTCTTATGAGGACATATGTATTGTCCAGGGAAATAATGTTGTTGGATGAGCCTTTCGGAGGGCTGGATACAATAACAAAATCCAGGATGCATTCCTGGCTAATTGAAATATTACAAAAATTAAACACTTCTGTCCTTTTTATTACCCATGATATTGAAGAAGCAATTTTCCTGTCAGATCGGATATATATCCTTACCGACAGGCCGGCAAAAGTGAAATACGAACTGAAAGTTGAACTTCCTAAACCAAGAAACAAGGATATAATTACTTCTGAGAAGTTTAATTCGATTAAAAGGCTTATACTTGATATTCTAAAAGAAGAAGGGACTTTGATTTAG
- a CDS encoding ABC transporter substrate-binding protein, translating into MKIKNKIFTFSIIIIFAIILITGCTSKGQKDTQNNQNNSNQEENKAELENITIVLDWVPNTNHTGLYVAKDKGYYEEEGLNVNILQPSEGGSAALVAAGQAHFGISYQEEVTYARTAKDPLPIKAVAAIIQHNTSGFASPVSKGIQSPKDFEGKRYGGWGSPTEEAMLKGLMQKVGGDFSKISMVNIGEADFFAATQRDVDFAWIYYGWDGVASEIKNIPINFIKLQDVVPELDFYTPVIISSENFLEKNPEIASKFLKATSKGYEYAINNPEDAVNSLLKAAPEIDKDIAVASQKYLANEYISDAEKWGVMKEEIWETYGNWMFENGLLESKLDVKGAFTNEFLP; encoded by the coding sequence ATGAAAATAAAGAATAAAATATTTACTTTTTCTATAATAATAATCTTTGCAATAATACTGATAACAGGATGTACCTCTAAAGGTCAGAAGGATACTCAAAACAATCAAAATAATAGTAACCAGGAAGAGAATAAAGCAGAGCTTGAAAATATCACGATTGTTCTTGACTGGGTTCCAAATACAAATCATACAGGTTTATATGTAGCAAAAGATAAAGGGTATTATGAGGAAGAAGGCTTAAATGTAAATATTCTTCAACCCTCCGAAGGAGGAAGCGCAGCTTTGGTGGCAGCAGGACAAGCTCATTTCGGAATAAGCTATCAGGAAGAAGTTACATACGCAAGAACTGCAAAAGATCCATTACCAATAAAGGCAGTTGCCGCAATCATTCAGCATAATACTTCCGGATTTGCTTCACCGGTATCAAAAGGCATACAAAGTCCTAAAGATTTTGAAGGAAAGAGATACGGAGGATGGGGTTCTCCAACAGAAGAAGCAATGCTGAAAGGACTTATGCAAAAAGTTGGAGGAGATTTCAGCAAAATAAGCATGGTTAATATAGGCGAAGCTGATTTCTTTGCAGCAACACAAAGAGATGTAGATTTTGCATGGATATACTATGGCTGGGATGGAGTTGCATCAGAAATAAAAAATATTCCCATTAATTTTATAAAATTGCAGGATGTTGTACCTGAATTGGATTTCTATACTCCGGTTATTATTTCAAGTGAAAATTTCCTGGAGAAAAATCCTGAGATTGCAAGTAAATTTCTAAAGGCTACCTCCAAAGGATATGAATATGCAATAAATAATCCTGAAGACGCAGTAAATTCACTGCTTAAGGCAGCTCCAGAAATTGATAAGGACATTGCTGTAGCAAGTCAAAAGTATCTGGCCAATGAATATATTTCAGATGCAGAAAAATGGGGCGTAATGAAAGAAGAAATTTGGGAGACATATGGAAACTGGATGTTTGAAAATGGACTGTTGGAGAGCAAACTTGATGTAAAAGGAGCTTTTACTAATGAATTTCTCCCATAA
- a CDS encoding ABC transporter ATP-binding protein, with product MEKLKRFLLYYRPYKGMFFMDMFCALILSGIDLLFPSLVKYLMDEVYSKHFTDLLEIMFLSSAGLLILYIIRYFCQYYITSWGHIMGARMEADMRRDLFNHLQKLSFSFYDNANTGKLMSRITNDLFDITELAHHGPEDVFISFVKIMGAVIIMLTMDVKLTLILLALTVFIVVFTGYYNLKMRAVFRENRQKIAIVNAKAQDSLAGIRVVKSFANEDIEFCKFNEGNRQFLETKESSYTIMGKFHSGNQFLQGILYLSVLVFGGIFLVQGKISVSDLVAYILFINVFLNPIERLVNFTETFQRGMSGFDRLLEILDTKPEIVDSEDAEELTDVKGEIVFNNVSFSYNDKTVVLENINLTIKKGQTVALVGPSGVGKTTFCNLIPRFYEVNEGSITIDGKDIRKLTLSSLRKNIGMVQQDVYMFSGTIAENILYGRPDASMKEVIEAAKLANAHDFILELENGYDTFVGERGVKLSGGQKQRISIARAFLKNPPILILDEATSALDNESERLVQESLNKLAHGRTTLIIAHRLTTIKNADNIVVLSARGIEEQGTHAELMEKGGMYASLYKEGFSYEGIDKAK from the coding sequence ATGGAGAAATTAAAGAGGTTTCTTTTGTACTACCGCCCTTATAAAGGCATGTTTTTCATGGATATGTTCTGTGCGCTTATTTTGTCGGGTATTGACCTTTTATTTCCATCGCTTGTCAAGTATCTGATGGATGAAGTGTATAGCAAACACTTTACCGACTTGCTGGAAATAATGTTCTTGTCTTCAGCAGGGCTTTTGATACTTTATATTATACGTTATTTCTGCCAGTATTATATTACATCATGGGGCCATATAATGGGAGCACGTATGGAAGCAGATATGCGCAGGGATCTTTTTAATCACCTCCAGAAACTGTCATTTTCATTCTATGACAACGCAAATACAGGCAAACTTATGTCACGTATAACAAATGACTTATTTGACATTACAGAATTAGCACATCATGGTCCGGAGGACGTTTTCATTTCGTTTGTCAAAATTATGGGTGCGGTCATTATTATGCTCACTATGGATGTAAAGCTCACTCTGATCCTTTTGGCCCTAACGGTCTTTATTGTTGTATTCACAGGTTACTACAACCTTAAGATGCGCGCTGTATTCAGGGAAAACAGGCAAAAGATTGCCATTGTAAATGCCAAGGCCCAGGACAGCCTGGCAGGGATACGGGTTGTTAAGTCTTTTGCAAATGAAGATATCGAGTTCTGCAAGTTTAATGAGGGAAACAGGCAATTCCTTGAGACGAAGGAAAGCAGCTATACCATCATGGGCAAGTTTCATTCAGGCAACCAGTTCCTCCAGGGAATACTGTATTTATCCGTTCTCGTATTTGGAGGCATATTTTTAGTCCAGGGCAAAATTTCCGTATCCGATTTGGTTGCATACATCCTGTTTATTAATGTTTTTCTGAATCCGATAGAACGGCTTGTCAATTTCACTGAAACCTTCCAGCGGGGCATGTCTGGTTTTGACAGGTTACTGGAAATACTGGATACCAAGCCTGAAATAGTTGATAGTGAAGATGCGGAAGAATTAACGGATGTTAAGGGAGAGATTGTTTTTAATAATGTATCTTTCAGTTACAATGACAAAACTGTTGTGCTGGAAAACATAAACCTCACTATAAAAAAAGGGCAGACCGTTGCCTTAGTTGGCCCTTCGGGGGTGGGTAAAACAACGTTCTGCAACCTTATCCCAAGGTTCTATGAAGTTAATGAAGGTTCCATAACTATAGACGGAAAGGATATTCGCAAACTTACCCTCAGCTCCTTAAGGAAAAACATAGGAATGGTTCAGCAGGACGTTTACATGTTCTCAGGTACAATAGCGGAAAATATCCTTTACGGCAGGCCGGACGCTTCAATGAAAGAAGTGATTGAAGCTGCAAAGCTTGCAAATGCTCATGATTTTATTTTGGAATTGGAAAACGGTTATGATACCTTTGTGGGAGAACGGGGGGTAAAACTATCGGGAGGCCAGAAACAGCGGATATCAATTGCCAGGGCTTTTCTAAAAAATCCTCCCATATTGATACTGGATGAAGCGACTTCTGCACTGGACAATGAAAGTGAAAGACTTGTACAGGAATCCTTAAACAAACTTGCGCATGGGAGGACCACACTGATTATAGCCCACAGGCTTACAACAATCAAAAATGCCGACAATATAGTGGTGCTTTCCGCCAGAGGCATTGAGGAGCAGGGAACTCATGCCGAATTAATGGAAAAAGGCGGTATGTATGCATCACTGTATAAGGAGGGGTTTTCATATGAGGGAATTGATAAGGCAAAATAA
- a CDS encoding Rne/Rng family ribonuclease — MSNEILVDVGIDETRVALIENRELVEFYIERTSSERLVGNIYRGKVSSILPGMQAAFIDIGYEKNAFLYVGDASARTNYAEEEEELFEEGGEFHIEDILVPGQEITVQVIKEPIGNKGPRVTTYITLPGRYLVLLPNANYIGISRRIENEEERNKLKKIAEEIKPDGMGLIVRTVSEGMVAEDFKQDLNFLCKLWESIKQRERVSSAPRCLHRDFNLVYRAVRDLFTKDITRFIINDRQEYKKVLEYVEMISPGLKYRVEYFNNGYNLFDFYQVESKIMKALSRKVWLKCGGYLVIDRTEALTVIDVNTGKYTGKNSLEDTVLKTNLEAAKEIAKQLRLRDIGGIIIIDFIDMHEESHQQMVLDELKQSLKKDRTKTTVVGMTGLGLIEMTRKKVRQELQTMLNVDCPYCNGTGKTLLSEPVEKNTLYR; from the coding sequence ATGTCAAACGAAATACTCGTTGATGTAGGAATTGATGAAACAAGGGTCGCACTTATCGAAAATAGAGAATTAGTTGAATTTTATATTGAAAGAACTAGCTCTGAAAGACTCGTAGGCAATATTTACAGGGGAAAAGTTTCAAGTATTCTTCCGGGAATGCAGGCAGCCTTTATAGATATTGGATATGAAAAAAATGCTTTTTTATATGTGGGAGACGCATCCGCTAGAACGAATTATGCAGAAGAGGAAGAAGAGCTTTTTGAGGAGGGCGGAGAGTTTCATATTGAAGATATACTGGTACCAGGTCAGGAAATCACTGTTCAGGTGATCAAGGAACCTATTGGAAATAAAGGCCCTAGAGTTACAACGTATATAACACTTCCGGGAAGGTATTTGGTTTTACTTCCTAATGCTAATTATATTGGTATTTCAAGAAGGATAGAAAACGAAGAAGAAAGGAATAAACTAAAAAAAATTGCTGAAGAAATTAAGCCTGATGGAATGGGACTAATAGTCAGGACTGTTTCAGAAGGTATGGTGGCTGAAGATTTTAAACAGGATCTAAACTTTCTTTGCAAACTTTGGGAATCAATAAAGCAAAGGGAGAGAGTCTCTTCTGCACCCCGCTGCTTACATAGGGATTTTAACCTTGTATACAGGGCAGTAAGGGATTTATTCACTAAAGATATTACCAGGTTTATAATAAATGACCGTCAGGAATATAAAAAAGTTCTTGAATACGTAGAAATGATTTCACCTGGTCTTAAATACCGTGTTGAATATTTTAATAATGGATATAATTTATTTGATTTTTACCAGGTTGAATCAAAGATCATGAAAGCTCTCTCAAGGAAAGTATGGCTCAAGTGCGGGGGATATCTTGTCATTGACAGAACTGAGGCTCTTACCGTTATAGATGTAAATACAGGGAAGTATACCGGCAAAAACAGTCTGGAGGATACAGTTCTAAAAACCAATCTGGAAGCTGCAAAGGAGATCGCAAAGCAGCTCAGGCTCAGGGATATAGGCGGCATTATTATAATTGACTTTATTGATATGCATGAGGAAAGTCATCAGCAAATGGTTTTGGATGAATTAAAACAGTCATTGAAGAAGGACAGAACCAAAACCACCGTTGTGGGAATGACAGGCCTGGGGCTTATAGAGATGACCAGAAAAAAAGTAAGGCAGGAGCTGCAGACAATGTTAAATGTAGACTGCCCTTATTGTAATGGTACTGGTAAAACTCTTTTATCTGAACCAGTTGAAAAAAATACATTATATAGATAA
- a CDS encoding ABC transporter permease: MKKSGNIENKIIPLAFTAILVVLWTVVVENGMVERFILPSPIDIVIVLADMFPDVLEHLAITLKEAFLGFGAAVIFSLIIALLMDNVIIIRKAVYPLLVVSQTIPTIALAPLFAVWFGLGLLPKVIVVFLVCFFPIVVSLVDGLDSVDTDLLNLFKTMGAKKVQIFRYLKLPASMVNFFSGLRIAATYSIMGAVIAEWLGGEKGIGIYMLRVKHSYALDKMFAAVLLIVILSLGLFKAISLLENVTMPWYKLFKDNNSGGKNL; the protein is encoded by the coding sequence ATGAAAAAATCAGGAAATATAGAAAATAAGATTATACCTCTTGCTTTTACAGCTATCCTTGTGGTACTGTGGACAGTGGTTGTTGAAAATGGTATGGTGGAAAGATTCATACTTCCATCTCCTATAGATATTGTTATTGTACTTGCGGATATGTTCCCCGATGTACTGGAGCATCTTGCGATAACGCTCAAGGAAGCTTTTTTAGGATTTGGAGCGGCTGTTATTTTCTCATTAATAATAGCCCTGCTGATGGATAATGTAATCATTATCAGAAAAGCAGTTTATCCTTTGCTGGTAGTGTCGCAGACTATACCAACTATTGCTCTTGCGCCATTGTTTGCGGTATGGTTTGGTTTAGGGCTTCTTCCTAAAGTAATAGTAGTCTTTCTTGTTTGCTTCTTTCCTATAGTTGTGAGCCTGGTAGATGGTTTGGATTCAGTAGATACAGACCTGCTGAACTTATTTAAAACGATGGGTGCAAAGAAAGTACAGATTTTCAGATATTTAAAGCTGCCTGCGTCAATGGTGAACTTTTTTTCCGGTCTGAGAATTGCAGCTACCTATAGTATTATGGGGGCTGTAATAGCTGAGTGGCTTGGCGGAGAAAAGGGAATAGGAATATATATGCTAAGAGTCAAACATTCATATGCTCTGGATAAGATGTTTGCAGCTGTATTACTTATAGTAATTTTAAGCCTGGGATTGTTCAAAGCAATCTCACTGTTGGAGAATGTAACAATGCCATGGTATAAGCTATTTAAAGATAATAATTCGGGAGGTAAGAATTTATGA
- a CDS encoding DUF2344 domain-containing protein — MSSIRVKFTRGDEVKYISHLDMMKAFERALRRSGLPISYSQGFNPHPKMVFGLPLSVGVTSEAEYADFELEEIIETREFMERLNSQLPSGLKIIDAREKKTKGNIMAEICRASYSIRVISEKDTSLEEINKGIEQFMNKQEIIVKKETKSKVKDTDIRKMIFFMQVLPLDLTKNKTSYNMTLENMTSENCSNKKTMYELKLTLSAGSKANLKPELLIEAFNSVSGQKLIIKKIHRTELFVDINGKASDPMIVC, encoded by the coding sequence TTGAGTAGTATTAGGGTAAAGTTTACACGCGGTGATGAAGTTAAGTATATTTCACACCTGGATATGATGAAGGCATTTGAAAGAGCTCTAAGACGTTCCGGATTACCAATTTCTTATTCCCAGGGTTTTAATCCTCACCCGAAAATGGTTTTCGGTTTACCCCTGTCTGTAGGAGTGACCAGTGAAGCAGAATATGCTGATTTTGAGCTGGAAGAGATAATTGAAACCAGGGAGTTTATGGAAAGGCTAAATTCGCAACTCCCTTCAGGATTAAAAATTATTGATGCTAGGGAGAAAAAAACAAAAGGCAATATCATGGCGGAGATTTGCAGAGCATCCTATAGTATAAGAGTGATTTCTGAAAAGGATACAAGCCTTGAAGAAATTAATAAAGGTATAGAACAATTTATGAATAAACAAGAAATAATTGTAAAAAAGGAAACAAAGAGCAAGGTGAAGGATACTGATATCAGAAAGATGATATTTTTCATGCAGGTTCTTCCCTTGGATTTAACCAAAAATAAGACTTCATATAATATGACATTAGAAAATATGACTTCAGAAAACTGCAGCAATAAGAAAACCATGTATGAATTAAAACTTACCCTTAGCGCAGGCAGTAAGGCAAACTTAAAGCCGGAGCTCTTAATAGAGGCTTTTAACAGTGTATCAGGCCAGAAACTAATCATTAAAAAAATCCATAGAACTGAATTATTTGTTGATATAAATGGAAAAGCCTCTGACCCTATGATAGTATGTTAA
- a CDS encoding cobyric acid synthase has translation MKAKCIMIQGTASSVGKSLIATGLCRIFRQDGYKVAPFKSQNMALNSYITKEGKEMGRAQVVQAEAAGVEPSVEMNPILLKPTTDKKTQVIINGSVYGNMSAVEYHEFKPQLANMVQNIYNGLAEKNDIIVIEGAGSPAEINLRDKDIVNMGMAEIADAPVILVGDIDKGGVFASLAGTMMLLTEAERARVKGAIINKFRGDIKILEPGLKMLEDIIKVPVLGDIPYTKINIEDEDSLAERFNQKEDSEVREIDIAVIKLPHISNFTDFNALENINGVRLRYVDMVTNLKKPDMIILPGTKNTIEDLLFIRKSGLETEINKLYRSGTVIYGICGGYQMLGMEIADPYHVESNQEKIAGIGLLNIKTVFQQKKVTTQVKATITGNDGILEGLDGITVEGYEIHMGTTEYLEGCIPYLTVSSVLGHHNVKIDGVRNGDVLGTYIHGIFDNMEFTSGIINNLRKRKGLNRENIITLSFKEYKEEQYNKLSQLLRDNLDMKKIYDIVNGF, from the coding sequence ATGAAAGCAAAATGTATCATGATACAGGGGACGGCATCATCTGTCGGTAAAAGCCTGATTGCAACCGGTTTGTGCAGGATATTCCGGCAGGATGGATATAAAGTGGCGCCGTTCAAATCTCAGAATATGGCTTTAAACTCATATATCACAAAAGAAGGGAAAGAAATGGGCAGGGCTCAGGTAGTACAGGCTGAAGCAGCTGGTGTTGAGCCTTCGGTTGAAATGAATCCGATTCTGTTGAAGCCTACTACCGATAAGAAGACACAGGTGATAATCAACGGAAGTGTCTATGGTAATATGTCAGCTGTGGAGTATCATGAGTTCAAGCCGCAACTTGCAAATATGGTTCAAAACATATATAACGGCCTTGCTGAAAAAAATGACATTATAGTCATAGAGGGAGCCGGAAGCCCTGCTGAAATAAACCTTAGAGACAAGGATATTGTAAACATGGGTATGGCAGAGATTGCCGATGCTCCTGTGATTCTTGTAGGTGATATTGACAAGGGAGGGGTTTTTGCCTCACTGGCCGGGACCATGATGCTATTGACAGAAGCAGAAAGGGCCAGGGTCAAGGGTGCCATTATTAATAAATTCAGAGGGGACATCAAGATATTGGAACCGGGCTTAAAAATGCTGGAAGATATAATCAAGGTTCCCGTATTGGGTGACATTCCGTATACAAAAATTAATATAGAAGATGAAGACAGTCTGGCTGAGAGATTTAATCAAAAGGAAGATTCTGAAGTCAGAGAAATAGACATAGCTGTCATTAAGCTGCCACATATATCAAATTTCACTGATTTTAACGCACTGGAAAATATAAATGGAGTCAGGCTCAGATATGTGGACATGGTGACAAACCTTAAAAAGCCTGATATGATTATTCTTCCAGGCACGAAAAACACTATTGAAGATCTTTTGTTTATTAGGAAATCAGGCCTAGAAACAGAGATTAACAAACTTTATCGGTCCGGTACAGTTATTTATGGTATATGCGGTGGGTATCAAATGCTGGGAATGGAGATAGCAGATCCTTATCATGTAGAATCGAATCAGGAAAAGATAGCAGGTATAGGCCTTTTAAATATAAAAACGGTATTTCAGCAGAAGAAAGTTACAACACAGGTAAAGGCAACAATAACAGGTAATGATGGAATATTGGAAGGGCTTGACGGTATAACGGTAGAAGGCTATGAAATACATATGGGAACCACTGAATACCTGGAAGGCTGCATCCCATACTTAACCGTCAGTTCTGTTCTGGGACATCACAATGTCAAAATAGATGGTGTAAGAAACGGAGATGTGCTGGGTACCTATATCCATGGGATATTTGATAATATGGAATTTACCTCAGGGATTATAAACAACCTGAGGAAAAGAAAAGGGCTTAATAGAGAAAATATTATTACTCTAAGTTTTAAGGAATATAAAGAAGAACAGTACAATAAGCTTTCTCAACTGCTTAGAGATAACCTGGATATGAAGAAAATATATGACATAGTAAATGGCTTTTGA
- a CDS encoding YjbQ family protein, whose translation MKSYRKELWFETKKRREFINITPIIENCLRESGIKEGLLLCNAMHITSSVFINDDESGLHKDFEIFLEKLAPEKPYDQYYHNGFEDNADAHLKRTIMGREVVVAITGGKLDFGPWEQIFYGEFDGKRRKRVLVKIIGE comes from the coding sequence ATGAAAAGCTACAGAAAGGAATTATGGTTTGAAACAAAAAAAAGGAGAGAGTTTATAAATATAACTCCAATCATTGAAAACTGTCTCAGAGAAAGCGGAATAAAAGAAGGATTGCTCTTATGTAATGCCATGCATATTACTTCAAGTGTATTTATTAACGATGATGAAAGCGGACTCCATAAAGATTTTGAAATTTTTTTGGAGAAGCTCGCCCCTGAAAAACCTTATGATCAGTATTATCATAACGGATTCGAAGACAATGCTGATGCCCATTTAAAGAGAACTATAATGGGCAGGGAGGTAGTTGTCGCAATTACAGGAGGAAAGCTGGACTTCGGACCCTGGGAGCAAATTTTTTATGGAGAATTTGACGGAAAGAGAAGGAAAAGAGTCCTTGTTAAAATTATAGGAGAATGA
- a CDS encoding thiamine-binding protein, translated as MSIANVSLQVLPKVPDEKLYYVVDKVIEYIQASGVKYEVGPMETTMEGELDHLMEIVKEAQHICIKHGATGVISVVKIEYKPEGVSIDEKIRKYRK; from the coding sequence ATGTCGATAGCAAACGTAAGTTTACAGGTACTTCCGAAAGTTCCAGATGAAAAACTTTATTATGTTGTTGACAAAGTTATTGAATATATTCAGGCAAGCGGAGTAAAGTATGAGGTTGGACCAATGGAAACAACAATGGAAGGCGAGCTGGACCACCTGATGGAAATAGTAAAGGAAGCTCAGCATATTTGTATAAAACATGGAGCAACAGGGGTAATATCAGTTGTAAAAATAGAATACAAGCCTGAAGGCGTGAGTATTGATGAAAAAATCAGGAAATATAGAAAATAA